The genome window CCGCAGTTGCGGTCCGGGCTGCCATCACCTTGGTCTTCATGCCCCCTTTGGACAGGCCCGACCCGGCATCTCCGGCCATCGCCTCAATCTCGGGCGTGATGGTGTCAATGACGTCATAGCGTTTCGCGCTTGCATCTTGCGTGGGATTCGCGCTGTAAAAACCGTCTACATCAGACAGCAGGATCAACTGATCCGCCCCCACCGTCACAGCGATCTGCGCCGCGAGCCGGTCGTTGTCACCAAAGCGAATTTCGTCGGTTGCGACTGTGTCATTTTCGTTCACGATCGGCACCACCCCAAGCGAAAGCAACTGTTCTAGTGTTGCGCGGCTGTTTAGGTAGCGGCGGCGGTTAGCGCTGTCTTCCAAGGTGACCAAGACCTGCGCAGTCGTAATCTCATGTGGGGCAAGCACCTCTTCGTAAGCACGGGCAAGTCGAATTTGTCCAACTGCGGCGGCTGCCTGCGCCTGCTCCAATGCCAGAACGCTTGGAGGTAGCCCTAAAACCCCCCGGCCAAGCGCGATTGAGCCCGAAGAAACTAGCACAACATCGCAGCCCAAGCCCTTGAGCCACAATACATCCTGCGCCAGCCCGACAAGCCAATCGCGACGCAATGCGCCGCTATCGCGGTCCACCAAAAGGGCGGAACCGATCTTGATCACGACACGGCGGGCGGCGCTCAGGGTTGCCAAGGCTCTTCTTCCTCGGTGGTACGGAAACGCAGGCGGTCATCGTCGATATTCTGGCGCAGGGTTCGAAGCACGTCGGTAACCCCTTCGCCCGCCACACTGGACATGATCATTACATCGCCGCCGCAGGCATTCTTCAATTCATCTAAGCGGCTTACGCGCTCTTCTTCATCCAGTGCATCAACTTTGTTCAGCACAGTCACACGTGGTTTTTCCGCCAGATCGCCCCCATAGGCTTCAAGCTCGCCAATGATGGTGCGATAGTCTTCGGCTACGGTTTCGGACGTGCCGTCGATCAGGTGTAACAACACCGCGCAACGCTCCACATGGCCTAGGAAAAGATCGCCTAAGCCGCGCCCTTCGGAAGCCCCCTCGATAAGGCCGGGAATGTCTGCGACGACGAATTCAGTGTTGTCCACTCCTACAACGCCAAGGTTCGGGTGCAGGGTGGTGAATGGGTAATCCGCAATTTTGGGCCGCGCGTTGGAAGTGGCAGCAAGAAACGTCGATTTACCCGCATTCGGCAGGCCCAACAGACCTACGTCAGCGATCAACTTCAACCTCAGCCAGAGCGTACGCTCAACGCCCTCTTGACCGGGATTGGCGCGGCGGGGCGCTTGGTTTGTCGCGGATTTGAAGTGCAGGTTGCCCCATCCGCCATTGCCGCCGCGTGCAAGCTGCACACGCTGGCCCAATTCGGTCAGGTCAGTGATTACTGTTTCCTGATCCTCATCAAGGATCTCGGTCCCTACCGGGACGCGGAGGATGATATCATCGCCGTCTTTCCCGGTCCGCTGCTTGCCCATACCGGGCTGACCGCTTTTGGCAAAGAAGTGCTGCTGATAGCGGAAATCGATCAATGTGTTCAGCCCATCGACCGCTTCGGCCCAGACAGAACCGCCCGTACCACCATCACCGCCATCCGGACCGCCATATTCGATATATTTTTCGCGGCGAAACGACACGCAGCCGCCGCCACCGCCGCCGGATCGAATATAGACTTTGCACAGATCGAGAAACTTCATGGTCTTGCCTTTCAGGCGCGGGATACGGTCCTACAGCTTACGACTATAGGTCCATGTGGGTACGGCAGCATCGCGGGCCAAGCAATAGGTTTCCGCATCGCCAAGATAGACAAACCCCGCATTGGTCAGCACTTTGGCCGAGGCTGGGTTATCGTGGAAGACAGAGGCAAAAAGCGCGTCATTGCCCAAAGGGTTCGCATTCACCAGCGCCTGCACCGCGTCAGAGGCAAGATGCGTGTTCCAGAACGCAGGCGCCACCCAGTAGCCGACCTCGGACTGGTTGCGATCAAGGCGTGTCAGGGAGATTACGCCCATGACTTCGGAACTGCCAGCCCGGGTCCCATCCATGACCCAAACATCTTCTTCGCGGTCATCGGCCATGGCGCGTGTCACATAGGCCTCTACGCTTCCGGGCGGCAATGGGTGCGGGATGGACGACGTCGCATTGGCGACACGCGGATCGCTGGCGTACATTTCGATCATCCCCATATCCGAGCGGCGCACAGGGCGCAGATCAAACCGGTCGGTTTCAATCACGGGTTGGTTAACTATAGGTTCCATCTGCATCGTCATGTTCCTCCTCCGAACAGACTGAGTAGCGGGCGGGTGCGCACTCCTGCCCTGATCACGCGAAGCTGGCGCGTAAATGCGACGCGACTTTCGGCACAAACCTCCCTGCCGAACGTAACGATCTCATATAATCCAAGCAGCAATCGCCCCTGAGGGTCGAAATTGCTGGCGGGCCGAAACGGCCGCTTAGGTGATATTAAATACATGGGAATATTCCCTGAAAAAGAAAAGGGACCGGCGGTATCGCCGATCCCTGAATTTTTTCAAACCCTGTGGGGTACGGCTTATTCAGCGGCCTCCGCGCGTGGCAGAACCGAAATAAACGTGCGGTTTTTCAAACCTTTGTGGAAGGTCACAGCACCGTCTACAACAGCAAAGATCGTGTGATCTTTACCCATGCCAACGCCTTCGGCGGGCCAAAATTTGGTGCCGCGCTGACGCACGATGATGTTGCCAGGGATAACGGCTTCGCCGCCATATTTCTTAACGCCAAGGCGACGACCAGCTGAGTCGCGCCCGTTACGGGATGAACCGCCTGCTTTTTTATGTGCCATCTCGGTCTCTCCTTAGCCTTTGGTCTTTTCTTTGGCCTGATCGACCCAGCCTTCACGCTGGATACGGCCTTTGAAAGACAGTTTCTCGTCAACTTCAGCGATATCCGCTTCGGTCCATGCTGCGATCTGAGCGAAGGAGGTGATACCCGCTTCGTGCAGCTTCTTCTCAAGTGCTGGGCCTACGCCGCTCAACGCCTTCAGATCGTCCGCGCCAGCTTCCGACATCTTGTCGGCTTTCTCGGCTTTTGGAGCGGCCTTAGTGGCTTTCGCCTTCTTGGCTTTCTTGATCTGTGTTGCGTCGTCGGTCTTTCCGGTGATCGCGGCCACAGCCGAGGCGCTCACGGAACCGGTGCCAACAGCGGCAGACACGCCCGACTTATCCGCGCCCGAAGACAGGATGTCGGTGATCTTGATCAAGGTCAGTTTCTGACGGTGACCCTTGGTACGCTTGGAAGAGTGCTTCCGGCGGCGCTTGACGAAGTTGATTACCTTTTCGCCTTTGATCTGGTCAACGACTTCGGCCTGAACACCTGCATCTTTAACCATGGGCGCGCCGAGCACGGGGCTGTCGCCGCCGAGCATCAGAACTTCGTTGAACTGGACCGTTTCGCCAGCATTGGCCGCAATACGTTCAACCCGCAGCATATCGCCGGATTGGACTTTGTATTGCTTGCCGCCTGTCTTGATGACCGCAAACATGCGTCTTCCTTTTCTGTCATCCGCGTTCTGTGGCCCCCACTTGGGAGTTTGTGGATGGCTTTCCGGCCAATCCGCCTCGAACAGCGCGCCCGTGGGGCGTCATTAAAAATCAATCCCTAGGACGGATTAACCGCCGGGATGCGGGCTTATCTTCGGAATGGCTGGGTAAGTCAAGTAGGTTTTCGACCGCTGAAATAGCATAGATGTCAGAGGTTCTCAGCCACCATGTTCAATGCCACAGCGCGACCCAAAGCGTAAGAGATATCCTCATATGCGCGGCCAAAACCGTCGAAAAGCGCACGATTGAGGGTGCGCCCTGAATCGGTTTCGGCAAATGCGGCGTAGCGTGCGATCTCGGCGTCGCTCAAGGGGTGATAGGCCAGCAGCATGTAGGCATGTGCCCAAACTGAGGTGTCTTCGGTCACCGCATCAAGATCACCGCCAATTTCAGCGAGCAGGTCTTCGTCGCTGTCTTCGAGCGCGCCGCCATCGCGCATGCCGCGTAGAAACTGAAAATTGCTATTAAGCGCCGTGCTTACATTGCGGTCGACCATATCGGCAGATGTAATCAAGCGGCGGATCAAAGCAAGCCGTGGGTCATTATCCCCAGCCAGTACCCCATAGTTTGCCCGCGCGATCTGC of Sulfitobacter sp. DSM 110093 contains these proteins:
- the proB gene encoding glutamate 5-kinase, whose translation is MATLSAARRVVIKIGSALLVDRDSGALRRDWLVGLAQDVLWLKGLGCDVVLVSSGSIALGRGVLGLPPSVLALEQAQAAAAVGQIRLARAYEEVLAPHEITTAQVLVTLEDSANRRRYLNSRATLEQLLSLGVVPIVNENDTVATDEIRFGDNDRLAAQIAVTVGADQLILLSDVDGFYSANPTQDASAKRYDVIDTITPEIEAMAGDAGSGLSKGGMKTKVMAARTATAAGCAMAITDGFVLRPLTALESGGNATWFTAQSDPQAARKRWIAAMKPRGGVTLDAGAVAALARGTSLLPAGVTAVNGRFERGDSITMYDLAGHAVGCGLSRYSAAEIEQIKGHKSAEIEAVLGYPGRAALIHRDDMAL
- the obgE gene encoding GTPase ObgE; the encoded protein is MKFLDLCKVYIRSGGGGGGCVSFRREKYIEYGGPDGGDGGTGGSVWAEAVDGLNTLIDFRYQQHFFAKSGQPGMGKQRTGKDGDDIILRVPVGTEILDEDQETVITDLTELGQRVQLARGGNGGWGNLHFKSATNQAPRRANPGQEGVERTLWLRLKLIADVGLLGLPNAGKSTFLAATSNARPKIADYPFTTLHPNLGVVGVDNTEFVVADIPGLIEGASEGRGLGDLFLGHVERCAVLLHLIDGTSETVAEDYRTIIGELEAYGGDLAEKPRVTVLNKVDALDEEERVSRLDELKNACGGDVMIMSSVAGEGVTDVLRTLRQNIDDDRLRFRTTEEEEPWQP
- a CDS encoding GNAT family N-acetyltransferase; this encodes MQMEPIVNQPVIETDRFDLRPVRRSDMGMIEMYASDPRVANATSSIPHPLPPGSVEAYVTRAMADDREEDVWVMDGTRAGSSEVMGVISLTRLDRNQSEVGYWVAPAFWNTHLASDAVQALVNANPLGNDALFASVFHDNPASAKVLTNAGFVYLGDAETYCLARDAAVPTWTYSRKL
- the rpmA gene encoding 50S ribosomal protein L27, which codes for MAHKKAGGSSRNGRDSAGRRLGVKKYGGEAVIPGNIIVRQRGTKFWPAEGVGMGKDHTIFAVVDGAVTFHKGLKNRTFISVLPRAEAAE
- a CDS encoding 50S ribosomal protein L21 — encoded protein: MFAVIKTGGKQYKVQSGDMLRVERIAANAGETVQFNEVLMLGGDSPVLGAPMVKDAGVQAEVVDQIKGEKVINFVKRRRKHSSKRTKGHRQKLTLIKITDILSSGADKSGVSAAVGTGSVSASAVAAITGKTDDATQIKKAKKAKATKAAPKAEKADKMSEAGADDLKALSGVGPALEKKLHEAGITSFAQIAAWTEADIAEVDEKLSFKGRIQREGWVDQAKEKTKG
- a CDS encoding DUF2059 domain-containing protein, encoding MRAWIFAPLLWLVALPAWADARMSVLVDLLELREAAAILSDEGQAHAETLNQDMLGGQGGPGWELQVESIHDPERMAEAVRRALEETMSPSAVEDAIEFYTTELGGRVIALENAARAAITEREVEQIARANYGVLAGDNDPRLALIRRLITSADMVDRNVSTALNSNFQFLRGMRDGGALEDSDEDLLAEIGGDLDAVTEDTSVWAHAYMLLAYHPLSDAEIARYAAFAETDSGRTLNRALFDGFGRAYEDISYALGRAVALNMVAENL